The Chlorocebus sabaeus isolate Y175 chromosome 14, mChlSab1.0.hap1, whole genome shotgun sequence genome segment CAGAATCAGTTGTTTGGTTGGGATTGAAATCTCAACTCCAACTCCACATACCTAGGCCGTGGGCCATATGGCAGGCGAAGTTTACTCTTGGACCAGGTAGTCACGGCAGAGGAACACACAATATCTGAGGATGCACACACCACATTGTGATCCACAGATTTGACCGACGGGTGGTGAGGTCTCCTCATGACCACACCGTCATGGAATTAGCTGAGGGTTTCTTGTGGGTGTGTGAATATCCAATGTGCCTAACCAtcgctttgtgtgtgtttgtgtgtgattcAGGTGACCCAACCATCAACCCCTGAAAAAAGTGGCCATAAAACGCCCAGGAGATGAAGAAGATGGCACGTCGTGACCCCAAAAGTGGGGCAAACAGACTCGTGAGAGCCCAGACCCTCCAGAAGCAGCAGAGGGCCCCAGTTGGGCCAAGGGCTCCCCCACCCGATGAAGAAGATCCCAGGGTATGTCTAGCCTTGGAATCTTTTGGGTAtcgaggggggaggagggggcgagTGTCACACGGTCCTCAGAGACTGGGTTGGATTCCAAAGAGTTCTGCCAGCACCACCCGGGTTGCTTTTCCCATCCAAGGTGGGCCTGGCTTGGGACCTCCTCCCCGGCCCGACAGGTCCCTGGAGACACTCTTGGGAGCAACCTCCCTTTCCACTCAGAATCCTGTGTAGCCAGGTTGGGCTGTGTTGTGGACATCGGGTTCACGATCGTCCCGCTAGAACCCTGAGTCCTTCCTTTGAGAGTTCCTCCGTCACATGGGCTTTGGGAGGGAACATCGTAACCGAACCCTCCCGCCACTTAAGGGCCCCCATGCCGGTGTCCCCGCTTTGGAATCCTCACTCAGTTCTGAATTCACAATCCGTCTCAATGTTGACATTGGATCACTGCCTGTGGCTTCAGCTCATTCACTGACATCACTTCCTTTCCACCCACAGGTCAAGTGCAAAAACTGCGGGGCCTTTGGCCACACAGCCAGAAGTACCAGGTGCCCCATGAAGTGCTGGAACGGAGCCCTGGTTCCCCAGACctttgggagaaaggaagggaaggaaaaccgGAAACCATGGAAGCCCCAGGTTCGAAGGAACCCTGGGCCCTTgaacaaggaaaagggagagaaggaagcgaGACCAAGGTGAGCAGTGGGAGGGGTTTTTACCACCCTTAGGGTACTGCCACCTAAGGACACAGTGTCTCTGCACCCGCACACCTTGTGCCTTTCCGTCTCTGGGACAGGGAAGGAACGCTGCAGAGAAACAGACCAGAGTTCCGTATCCTCCCGGGTTCCCCATCTGGGAGCTCCTTTGGCTCTGGGAGATTCAGGGACGGTGAAGAGGCGGGGGCGCTTCGTGCAGGTTCCCCATGACAGGGGGAAAAGCAACGGAATCCAAATGACAGTCCTTACTTGGGAAGCCTAGAGGGCCACCAGCAGGATGGGAAGGTTGGCACATGAGGGAAGGTGCAGAGGCGGAAAGGGCACAAAAGTTCCATTTATGTATCACAAAACACAGAACGGGACTGGGCCCCAGACAGGgttctccctgtctcctggggaGAACCAGGGGGCAGGGCCTgaactttttctcttctgcaggCAACAAGACCCGCAGAGGAAGGCTCTCCTCCAGATCTTTTCCGGGACACCTCCGGAGAAGCTGCCGCCAAATCGAAAAGAATCCATGGAATCTTGTGATTATCTGAGGGTGAGTGTCACCCTGGGCCACTGGTCTTTTTCTCCTCTAGGTCACCCTGGTTGATTTCCTTTGAGGTTCCCGTGTGTGTGAGGGGATCGGGGAAcccttcttccctgccttcttGGGGTCAGGGACTCCACGATCCTTCCAGGTCCATTTGATTCCAGATGAAGGCATCTGAAGATGCCATATTTCCTGTTGCTTTCTCTCTGTGCAATGATGGCAAGCCTGCCAACAACATCTTCCTAGCGGCGTGAGGAAATTAGTCCCTCAGGGGCCCCAAACATGGAGGCGGCTCACCCCAGGAACAtgcatgttttcagaaaagaCGTCCTTGGAACCCTTGAAACACCGACCTGCCTTCAGAAGGGCATTAGTCCGTCCCACTTCATGAGAGGCTGAGTGGAGGCGCTTTGAGCCAGTGAATGCCCAAGACACAGTCTTTAGAAAAATGGTATTCTCAGATCATAGCTCGAGAGTGCATTTTTCATGGGTCTTGTCCCGATCAGCACTCACCTTGAGGATCTGTCCCTACTTCCAAGGACCGCCTGTCCGTACCGTATTAAGAATTTCCTGCTGTGTGCACCTTGTCTTTGGATGTGGTTGATTTCCATGTTGGCTCGATGCCGAGGAACTTCTAACGTGTGTGGTCTCCTTTCTTTCAGGTTGCAAGCAGGCCAGTGCCGGTCCACACAACTAATAAGAGGCCACGCGTGTACCGTGCCCAAACTGATGGCTCAGCTACCAAAATGTCTGACACGGTATCCGTCTTGGCTTCACTGTCTCCCCTCAGAAAAGCCAGTCTGAGCTCCTCGTCAAGTCTCCGACCAAAGGAACGACAGACAGGGGCTGTGGCCGACATCCCTCAGCCTGGAGTCAGGCAGCAGGGCCTGGAGCCTCTCGTCGTGGTGAAGCCGACACACAGCAGGCCTCAAGGTGGCTATCGAGAAGTTCCCCAGGCTGCCTCCAAGCCCCACGGCCTGATCCGGGTCATTAGCCCCCAGGCACAAGACAAACGTCCTGCGGTGAcctcacagccctgcccaccagcCGACACACACAGCTTGGGCCTCGGCTCCAATCTCAGTTTCAGGCCAGGAGCCAAGAGACCTGCCCAGGCTCCGACTCAGGCTTGCCTGAACTTCCCCAAGAAACCGAGAATGGGTCCCTTCCAGATGCCTGAAAATGCCATCCAGGGAGGTGAGCTGGGGGCCCCAGAGACTCTCCAACCTCCGCCAGCTGCAACCGAACTCAGACCAAGTCCGTCGCCCCAGATGAGCAAGGGGACACCTGCCCAGGCGCCCAGCAGCGATCGGCAGCCTCCGCACAGCAGACCTTGCCTGCCTACTGCCCAGGCCTGCACCATGTCCCATCACCCAGCGGCCAGCCACTATGGGGCCCAGCCTCTCAGAATGCTCTTCCGGAGACTGGAAAACGGATGGTGGAGCTCCAGCCTCCTGACAGCTCCCTCGTTTCCCTCTCCTGAGAAGCCAGGAGCCTTCCTCGCTCACAGCCGTCATGTCTCAGAGAAGTCTGAGGCTCCCTGTGTTCCTGTCCCCCTGAGTGTCCTCTATGAGGACCTTCAGGtttcctcctcctcagaggaCAGCGATTCTGACCTGGAGTGAGACTACAGGTGGCCGGGGCTCCATTGCATCCAGTTCCCGTGATTTGGAGGGGTCTGTGGGACTGAGGagcacagagcagagagcagactGTGTGTGGTGACTCCCAAGCTCCCCAGCTGTGGTGCTTCTGGGGATGTTggagcccaggccaggcagggaccacatgcagagactctgcctcatcGAATTCTGGTGAGGGACATTGTAGTTCGCAGGGCGCTCTGGAAACCCGCCACAAGAAGCTTCTGTGCCAGTGATTCGATGCCTCAGAAACTGGGTGACGGTGACGCGTGGGAGTCAGACTTCCGCTGTGATGTCAGTAGGAAACTGGGGAATGACTGTGCATTTGCTCTCTAGATGACTGAATCAGGGAACAGTTAGGGAACCCTGAGAGCTGCAGGCCTTCAGCTGTGCCCCGCCCTGACAGCAGTGTTTTTTGGACGCTGTGAAGCGTTCTGCACAAAGCGTTCTTGGGGTGTTTCCTCAGCCTCGAAAATTGGGCTCTGGAATGCCATTGGAAATAGgtgtgtttaatttgttttgaagtgaataaaattctcaaaaagatgACGTACTCTCTTTTGACTTTCATTCCGTGTTTGTGTGTAACTGATTTTCCAAGGGCTTGAAAATTTCTTGACTTGTCAGCAATCCAAGTCATTTTGTCTCCGAAACAGAGTTGATCGAGGGGACCGCAGGTCTTCGCAGGACCTGTGACTTCTTAAGCATCCACAGGGGCAAGAGAACCTCAGCCCCGCTCTACCAACACGCACCTAGTCAAATTCCGCCAAGTGAATCTCACGCACACTAACACATGGGGAGTGTTGCTTACACCACGAGTCCCCATTTGGCTCACGGCGATGCCACATGTGGGGTTTCACACGTATGTGTTGCACCGCAGTCCATTTCACAGTGGTAGAATAAATGTATTGGCTTTCTGTCGGTTTTTTGGAGGCAAAAACCTGTGATGTTGTTGGTTTTTGGTGGGAGAGTTTCACTTTCGaaaagaaaatactctgaaaatgGAGGTTGTCCTACATTATATTTCAAGGTGAGTCTACTTGATGCCAGTGAAGCATATTTTGGCATATAATACATATGGTTGTATTATATTTTGTCtatattacctcattttaaaaaaccattttgtgaaaaatgtcagagTTAGATATACCAATGTTCAATTTCTGATCACGTGTCCAGAAGCACTGTACAATGCAGCCTAGAATGCAAAATTCCCAGCCACTTCTTTGTTGAACTCTCTGCAGAGCGGCATTGCATTCAGGGGTTTTCAAGGTGCACTAGTGTGGCATGAGCTTGTCTTTGGCTTCCTGCTGAAGTTAGAATCCTGCAGATTGTTTAGGGGTGGTGTCTGCTTGTCCCATCTTTCCAGGTCATCATTAACCTTTCCTTGGCACCCACGTGGACTCAGAACTTACCTAGAGTCACAGGCAGGTCTGGAAACTGGCCTTGAGCCTTTGTGCAGTCCATGATGGTTCCATGCCTCTGATCCGCTGAGGCACATTCTGCAGAGGGATGGGCTGGCATAAGCTGTCCCTGCCTTTCTGAAAGTCACGGAGATTCCTGGTACCTGAAGCCACACAGAAATATCTGTGGAGTTTCAGGCAGGACAAGGATGCCATTCACAGGCTCCTGTTCTTCCACTTAATGGCAGCAAGAGTGATTCCTGGGTTTCCTAATTGACTTCAAAACAATTTTGGTGACTTTGTTGTGTCAATGACTACTCCTGTTTCTGTGGCATCCAGTTCACCTGTAAGGTATTTGGGGATTATGTGGAAACTCGTGCATTTTTCCAGAGCCTCACTTCATCCTGGATGCTCTCAGGCATGCACAAGCAGATCCCTGCCTTGGTGGCATCTTGGAGCGTTGCAGGAGACCCCTTAGGTCTAGGAGGCACTAGGAGGTCCATCAGGAATTGGGAGGGCATGTGTCTGCCCATCTGTAGTGTGAACTTCTATTCACCTTCAGAATGCAGATTCTTCCTGAACTAATAAATTATCTTCATCTTGGTGTAAGtagccacaaaagaaaaattcatattaactccatgaataaaaataactgaaaatcaacaatgaAGTTAATAACGacaatgttaattattataatagtgatagtaataataaaacaaaggcatTAGAGATTAGAGATTCCCTTAAGTGAAGGACAAGGTGAAGATGTAGGGATACATGAGTTGTTTGGACTCAGAGTCCAATGAAACAtgttcctcaaaggcaaagacaagaagcataaggaaaatataaagttCATGGATGACCACCTGGGCTACCTTGGAACCCATGTGGGAACACTGCAGGCAAAGTGTACCTTCTCCTGGGACTGCCCACCACCCAGCCCCCACTCACCTTCATGAGGTAGGACAGCAGGATAACGGGGAACGAGTCCATGCAAGGGATGCAAGACTTGTGTCACACCTGATTCAAAGAAGCACTGCTTATGACAGATGTTTATCTCCTAACACTGTGGCACCTCTAACTGCCTGGCTGCATGTCTGCCACCTGTTCTTCTTAGGTCACAGGAGGGACAGACATTACTGTCCACCTATCTGCATACAGAGCTGTTGGAGGACATTACCCTTGTTGCTTCCTCTTTGAAAAAGGGCAACATACACGGCAGATgc includes the following:
- the LOC140713381 gene encoding protein FAM90A5-like, translated to MKKMARRDPKSGANRLVRAQTLQKQQRAPVGPRAPPPDEEDPRVKCKNCGAFGHTARSTRCPMKCWNGALVPQTFGRKEGKENRKPWKPQVRRNPGPLNKEKGEKEARPRQQDPQRKALLQIFSGTPPEKLPPNRKESMESCDYLRVASRPVPVHTTNKRPRVYRAQTDGSATKMSDTVSVLASLSPLRKASLSSSSSLRPKERQTGAVADIPQPGVRQQGLEPLVVVKPTHSRPQGGYREVPQAASKPHGLIRVISPQAQDKRPAVTSQPCPPADTHSLGLGSNLSFRPGAKRPAQAPTQACLNFPKKPRMGPFQMPENAIQGGELGAPETLQPPPAATELRPSPSPQMSKGTPAQAPSSDRQPPHSRPCLPTAQACTMSHHPAASHYGAQPLRMLFRRLENGWWSSSLLTAPSFPSPEKPGAFLAHSRHVSEKSEAPCVPVPLSVLYEDLQVSSSSEDSDSDLE